The following coding sequences lie in one Phragmites australis chromosome 8, lpPhrAust1.1, whole genome shotgun sequence genomic window:
- the LOC133926944 gene encoding uncharacterized protein LOC133926944 isoform X1: MMTPRPTAPKATAATTKKKRPQLVRSAATTKKQPHPSASWSQASSPVTAAIGVIEIQIVQFRFGALRLLSGPASPPACSSEQAQDSNQTRRGYPCLSRQMHRTSQEWFRQLLSSGMEPRAATKHALCALVGEEGERQTWAGGGVATCA, translated from the exons ATGATGACCCCACGACCAACCGCCCCAAAG GCAACCGCTGCCACCACCAAGAAGAAGAGGCCCCAACTCGTCCGgtccgccgccaccaccaagaAGCAACCCCATCCATCGGCGTCCTGGTCGCAAGCCTCCTCACCGGTGACGGCAGCTATTGGAGTCATTGAGATCCAAATCGTG CAGTTCCGTTTTGGTGCTCTCCGCCTCCTCTCTGGCCCAgcctcgccgccggcgtgctCCTCCGAACAG GCACAAGATAGCAATCAAACAAGAAGGGGTTATCCATGCTTGAGCAGGCAGATGCATCGCACGTCTCAGGAATGGTTCAGGCAGCTACTTTCATCAGGCATGGAGCCGAGGGcagcaaccaaacatgccctctGTGCCTTAgtgggagaagagggggaaaggCAGACGTGGGCAGGCGGCGGCGTGGCGACTTGTGCTTGA
- the LOC133926944 gene encoding uncharacterized protein LOC133926944 isoform X2, with protein MMTPRPTAPKATAATTKKKRPQLVRSAATTKKQPHPSASWSQASSPVTAAIGVIEIQIVFRFGALRLLSGPASPPACSSEQAQDSNQTRRGYPCLSRQMHRTSQEWFRQLLSSGMEPRAATKHALCALVGEEGERQTWAGGGVATCA; from the exons ATGATGACCCCACGACCAACCGCCCCAAAG GCAACCGCTGCCACCACCAAGAAGAAGAGGCCCCAACTCGTCCGgtccgccgccaccaccaagaAGCAACCCCATCCATCGGCGTCCTGGTCGCAAGCCTCCTCACCGGTGACGGCAGCTATTGGAGTCATTGAGATCCAAATCGTG TTCCGTTTTGGTGCTCTCCGCCTCCTCTCTGGCCCAgcctcgccgccggcgtgctCCTCCGAACAG GCACAAGATAGCAATCAAACAAGAAGGGGTTATCCATGCTTGAGCAGGCAGATGCATCGCACGTCTCAGGAATGGTTCAGGCAGCTACTTTCATCAGGCATGGAGCCGAGGGcagcaaccaaacatgccctctGTGCCTTAgtgggagaagagggggaaaggCAGACGTGGGCAGGCGGCGGCGTGGCGACTTGTGCTTGA